In one Candidatus Woesearchaeota archaeon B3_Woes genomic region, the following are encoded:
- a CDS encoding anaerobic ribonucleoside-triphosphate reductase activating protein, with the protein MVLIKGLQKMSLIDFEPYGVATIFVGGCNFRCGFCHNPDLVLHSKDLKTIKEDEVLSFLEKRKKWLDGVCITGGEPTLYTDLPSFISQIKEKEFLVKLDTDGYNPAMIKRLIDNKLLDYIAMDVKTSLEDYENVVGVNVDINQIKKSIKLIQKSEIDYEFRTTVVPGLITKENILKIGKLLKGSKKYILQNFRSNRDMIENRFKNITSYKQKEIDDMKKSVDGFFKEVLIKN; encoded by the coding sequence ATGGTCCTCATAAAAGGGCTTCAAAAAATGTCTTTGATAGATTTTGAGCCTTATGGTGTTGCTACAATTTTTGTAGGCGGGTGCAATTTTAGATGTGGATTTTGCCATAATCCAGATTTAGTTCTTCATTCTAAAGATCTTAAAACAATAAAAGAAGATGAAGTATTATCTTTTCTAGAAAAAAGAAAAAAATGGCTTGATGGTGTTTGTATAACTGGTGGGGAGCCTACTCTTTATACAGATTTGCCTTCTTTTATTTCTCAAATCAAAGAAAAAGAATTTTTAGTTAAACTAGATACAGATGGTTATAATCCTGCTATGATTAAGAGATTGATTGATAATAAATTATTAGATTATATTGCAATGGATGTTAAGACAAGTTTAGAGGATTATGAAAATGTTGTTGGTGTTAATGTTGATATTAATCAAATAAAAAAATCAATCAAACTAATCCAAAAATCCGAGATTGACTATGAGTTTAGAACTACTGTTGTTCCTGGGTTGATAACAAAAGAGAATATTTTGAAGATAGGAAAATTGCTAAAGGGTTCTAAAAAATATATTTTACAGAATTTTAGATCAAATAGAGATATGATAGAAAATAGATTTAAGAATATAACTTCATACAAACAAAAAGAAATTGATGATATGAAAAAAAGTGTTGATGGTTTTTTTAAAGAAGTTTTAATTAAGAATTAA